CAGACCCCCATGCGAGAGCTGCGGGACCGCTTCCAGAGGAAGGCCCTCTTGCGCGCCTTCCTCATGAAGGCCATCTTCAACGGAGGAGAGGTCAACTATCTCACCGTCTTCGATGGGACGGCTTTCCACGTCTTCCTGAACAAAGAAGTTGTTCAGGTTATGGGCGAGCGTTTCGAGGTCGTCAACTCTAAAGCGCTGCGCAGAGGCGAGTTCGCCGATCAGAAGGTCCTCTTCCGCTACAAGGGCAAGAACGTCGGGGAGCTCGAGATGCGGAACGACAGCCCCATCCATTACCAGGAAGTGCGTTTCAACATGATAGTGAAGCCGGCCATGGAGTTGCTCCTCGACGCCATCCCGGCGGTGTGCAGCCTGCCCACATCGGAGGTGGTTGTAGTTCACGGTAACGCTGCCAAGCGCTTCGGCAGGTGGTCTTTATGAACGTGCCCCTCACCTGCGTCGCCCGCGGCACGGGCGTCGTCCTCGACGATCTCACCCGCATGAGCGGCGTGCTCGAGAGCTCGGACACCGAGTACTGAGCCCCCATCCGGCAGCCCGGCGATTTTTCCGCACAGAAAAGCTTGACAGCGAGGCTCACGCCGTGCTATAAGCTAGAGTGTTTAGGTGTACGGGCGAGCGTGCGTAGCCAGGCGAGTCCAACAACGACGTAGCTTCTGCTCTGGGACCCATTGCCCGTCCAGCGGGTCCGGCGGGGAAAGGAACCACTGATGAGGACGGCGTCGCTTGCGGTGCTGTGTCTCGCGGTTTCACTGGCATCGGCGGCCCCACTGCTCCCGGGGACGTCGCTGGAAAACCCAGCTCTCGGAACCGCCACGCCGGACTTCACCAATGCCCTCCCGGCCAACTACGCGAACTATGTCCTGGTGGCCACCCTGGTGTCGCCGTATACGGGCGCCTTCGCAGGCTCGGTGACGACGAATGTCTGGCGCGACCCGATCGGCTCGGGCGGCGACGACACGCTGACCTTCGAATACATCTTCACCAACACCACCGTGGGCGCGACTGTGGACATTGTGCGCGCCACCATCGGCGACCCCACGTACCCCTGGCTCGGCTACACCATTGACGCCGGCGCCGATGGCTCGGGCACATCCACCCCCACAGGTGTGGGGATCTTCTGGAGCGACGGCGACCCGAACTTCATCCTGCGCGACCCCACCATCAGCGGCGAGGGCCTCACGATCCAATGGATGGACGGGGCGTTCAACGGGACCCTGATCCGCAATCCCACGAATGTTTCGGCCCGCGTGTGGTTCGACACCAACGCCACGGCCTACCAGACGACCAACGTGGGCATCCAGGATACGGGGCTGGTGGCCTCCGCGAGCGGCTATGCCCCGAAGGCCGCGAACAATGAGCTGATTCCTGAGCCTTGCTCGCTCGCCCTGCTGGGCATTGGCCTCGCGGCTCTCGCTCGCCGCCGCCGCAAGAGCTGAGCAGCGCCCGCAATCGAATCCTGCATCCAGAGCCGCCGCGCGACGCACGTCACGCGGCGGCTTTCTTTTCCCCAACACACCTCAGCTCGGTGAGGGGAGCGCGGCACAGCCGCCCTTGGCGGAGTTGGCGACGCATGACTACCCCGGCCACGAATCCGTCCTCGTTCCCTTCGTAGCCGCAAGCGTCCCGCTTGTCGAGGACCCCCGCAAGCGGGACGCTGCGGCTACCCTTGGTGCTCTGACCAGCGCCGCGTGGCTCTACACTGCAAATGGATTCGCGGGGGGAGCAGTAACGCCCTGCATCCTGCGCGGTGCCCACATGCAGGGGGCCTCGCGTTGCCGCGAGGCCCCCGGGTGTGTGAGACGTTCCCTGACGTGCCTCACTCTGCGACCACTTCCTTGAAGCAGGCGGTGTTTCTCAAGCCCACCTCCAGAAGCACTCCCTTCTTCGTGGCAACGGGCAGTTCGAGCACGTTGCTGCACGTCCACTCGGGCGGGCACTGGGCCGCATCGCCCGCCGGCAGGGCAAGCAGGTTGGCCCAGATGTGGAGCACCTTCACGCTGTCGCCGGCCGGCAGGGTCACATTCCACTTCACGCAATGAGTCGCCGCCGAATACTGGCCGCCACCGTCTGCCACCAGGAACATCAGCGAGGTGTCGAGGCAGTCCTTCACCACGATGTCCTTTGGGTTGGGCAGCCCGGTGGCCGTGATGGTGATCGTGTAGAGCACGGTGTTGCCGCAGGTCAGCGGTCCAGGGTAGCCGCCGTTCTCGCCTGCGTTGTTGGCCAGGTCGAGCAGGTTGTGGATGAACGCCAGGTCAGCGCCCACCGTGTTCAGCGCGTCCTCGGCCAGCTTGCAGAGGGCCTCGTGGGCCGCCACGTCGTCCAGCGCAAACGTGCCCGACAGCAGGTTCAGCTCGGTGGCGAGCAACTGCCGCCGCGTCTTGGACGCCATGTTGGAGCCGCTGTAGTTGAGGATGTTGTAGGCATTCTGGAGTCGCTGCGCATCCGTGGCGCCGAGCACAAACGGGTCAGGCAGGTAGAAGCCCTCTACCGCCACGAGCCACGACGCGAGGTCCGCGTACGAGACCTGAATGCCCCTGGTCTTGCCCGCCATGTGCTTCTGGATGTTGTTCTTCCAGAAGCCGATGGTGCGCGAGTTGCCGAGCAGTTCGCCGCCCGACTTCTCGATGGTTACGCGGCCGAACGACACCACGCCGCCGCCGAGGTAGTGGCTGGGGTCGGTGTCGCTCACAGGGTCCCCCACCGGCGGGTAGCCGACAGCGGTGCCCACGTTGGCATACTGCCCGCCCACGGCCACGCCGTTCGCCGAGAGGGTCTGCGAGGCGCCGGGCGCCAGCGAGGGGATCACCCCGATCACGCCCAGCACGTCATCGGTCACGGTGATGTTGGTCAGCGTCACATCGCCTGTGTTCGTGACGATGTACTCCCAGAGCACAGGGGCGCCCACGGCGATGAGCGGCCCGGGCGCCACATCGGCGTCCTGGCCGTTGGTGTGCTTCTCGATGTCCAAAGAGGGATTGATCGGGCCGGGAGCGAACGCCTGGGCTGTGGAGACCGCTCCGCTGTCCAGCAGGCCCACGGCAACCGTCTGGAACGTCTCCCAGTTGGTCTCGATGAAGATAGAGGAGGAGGAGTCCCCCGCGCGCAGCGCAGTGCCTCTGCTGAGCGCGCGCCACTGGATCGTCAGGCCGTCACCGAACACCACGGGATTCCGCTGGATGAAGTTCGGGTCGCCATCGGTCCAGAAGGGAGCCACAGTGCCCGCGGTCGAGGAGCCGGAGCCGTCAGCGCCCGCGTTCGTGATGGTGACCCCGAGCCAGGACGCCCCGGCGATCGTGGCCCGGATGAGGTCCGAGGCGCCCGTGCTGGTGAAATGATAGCGGAAGCCCAGGAACCCCGTGGCGGGGTCTCTGTAGACCGTGCTCGTCAGCACGCCGGCGATGTCGGGCGTGAGCGGCGCGTAGGCCGACGCCATCGGGCCCCCGACGATGTTGCCCGCCACGAAGTAGGAGGGCAGCGTCGTCGAGTAATTGGGCGGACCCAGCGGGGGGACAGTGCCCGGCTTGAACAGCGAGGTGCCCGGCGGCAGGGGGTTGGCCGCCAGCACAGGCCCGTTCGCGGCGACGGCGAATGCCAGGGCCAGGAGGACGACGACCGTGCAGTGCAGAAGCCTTTGTGTCGCAGTATCCTCAGCAAGGATGGCGGGGTGCGAGGCGCGCGTCGCAGACGTGTAGCCCCGCGTTCCAGAACGCCGCAGCGCGAGTGTCGTCAGGGAAACGTTCATGGGTGGATCTCCTTCGCTCCGGCCCGACGCGGGCATTCCTGGGCGTCTCGGGGCGTTCGGAAATCCAACCTCGTGCGATCAGACGGACGGAAACAACACCGCGCGGCCGCGGGCGCCGCGAGGTGGCTGAACTCGCAAACACGTCGGGGGGCTGCTCGCAGGAAAGCCTC
This genomic stretch from Planctomycetota bacterium harbors:
- a CDS encoding PEP-CTERM sorting domain-containing protein, producing the protein MRTASLAVLCLAVSLASAAPLLPGTSLENPALGTATPDFTNALPANYANYVLVATLVSPYTGAFAGSVTTNVWRDPIGSGGDDTLTFEYIFTNTTVGATVDIVRATIGDPTYPWLGYTIDAGADGSGTSTPTGVGIFWSDGDPNFILRDPTISGEGLTIQWMDGAFNGTLIRNPTNVSARVWFDTNATAYQTTNVGIQDTGLVASASGYAPKAANNELIPEPCSLALLGIGLAALARRRRKS